A DNA window from Leptospira selangorensis contains the following coding sequences:
- a CDS encoding TetR/AcrR family transcriptional regulator: MDFAEKKNRLRVLLGASRVFQRKGYAKTRMEDLVEESKIGKKTLYEYYSNKEEVLKAAAEYRQTRASYRLKRIRNNQALDFSKRFVRMRKELLDVCKPSHFALWKELQDQIPEIWRLVKAKRVQLIDTEIESLLEEGKKLGEFRADLRPDLFIMALIACSDAIYKWEQNPTERRDNISELDNIFLYGIIRRGKETLKSS; encoded by the coding sequence ATGGACTTCGCCGAGAAAAAAAATAGGCTCCGAGTTTTACTCGGGGCATCTCGGGTCTTTCAGAGGAAAGGTTATGCGAAAACTAGAATGGAGGACTTGGTAGAAGAGTCCAAAATCGGAAAAAAGACCTTATACGAATATTATTCGAACAAAGAAGAAGTTTTAAAGGCTGCTGCAGAATATCGCCAAACCAGGGCTTCCTATAGACTTAAAAGAATTCGAAATAATCAGGCTCTGGACTTCTCTAAACGATTTGTGAGGATGAGAAAGGAGCTACTGGACGTTTGTAAGCCCAGCCATTTTGCATTATGGAAGGAATTGCAGGATCAAATTCCAGAAATATGGAGACTGGTGAAGGCAAAAAGGGTCCAATTAATAGATACTGAAATTGAAAGCTTATTGGAAGAGGGGAAAAAATTAGGAGAATTCAGAGCGGACTTGAGGCCCGACTTGTTCATCATGGCATTAATCGCCTGTTCAGATGCGATTTATAAGTGGGAACAAAACCCGACCGAGCGTCGGGACAACATATCCGAACTGGACAATATTTTTCTTTATGGCATAATACGCAGAGGAAAAGAGACGTTAAAATCGTCTTGA
- a CDS encoding TetR/AcrR family transcriptional regulator, with amino-acid sequence MHSAVEQELTQEKDEVRERIFEKSFELFLRYGFAKTRMEEIARTLRISRKTLYKHFANKHELLKEVMTDKHLRIHGRIEGIFQDPDKSIKEKIQSMRGCLSSEIPHGMNEFLREIRDQAPDIWKQIQSLKEKNINRTMRKMIETGIKNGEIRSDVNPDIVLLIHSAASEAMFDPNFLAQTPYSIRDLVQELDNIIFYGIVKREDI; translated from the coding sequence GTGCACAGCGCCGTGGAACAAGAACTAACCCAAGAGAAGGACGAAGTCCGAGAGAGAATATTCGAAAAATCGTTCGAGCTATTTTTGCGATACGGTTTTGCGAAAACTCGAATGGAAGAGATCGCTCGAACTCTTAGGATCAGTCGCAAAACACTTTATAAACACTTCGCCAATAAACATGAATTATTAAAAGAAGTGATGACTGATAAACATCTCAGAATTCACGGCAGAATAGAAGGGATCTTCCAAGATCCGGACAAATCTATTAAAGAAAAGATCCAATCAATGAGAGGTTGTCTCTCTTCCGAAATTCCTCACGGAATGAACGAATTTTTAAGAGAGATCCGCGATCAAGCACCTGATATTTGGAAACAAATCCAGTCTCTAAAAGAAAAAAATATAAATAGAACAATGAGAAAGATGATCGAGACCGGCATCAAGAACGGTGAAATTCGTTCTGATGTAAATCCTGATATCGTACTTCTTATTCACTCAGCCGCCTCCGAAGCCATGTTTGATCCGAATTTCTTAGCACAGACTCCGTATTCTATCCGAGATCTAGTCCAGGAGCTGGACAATATTATCTTTTACGGGATCGTAAAAAGAGAAGATATTTAA
- a CDS encoding DUF2079 domain-containing protein yields MNLLRYGTERKSWILFLASLIYLITLSGIQYATLQIEWHDSGSILYALATPKSVGYFWSYEFGVPFLQEHCSYILGLLSFLFHFFPYLELWLIIQCISISLGIVLLERYFSEIIPEFEYSWVLSLTFLLNPYVTHAHLYPHFENLWIPLFSGFLLYANRGSFLTSLPFLILALMVKEDAWIYAIGATSLLFGRVRGRTLIFYFILILLYVGIILFWFTPTYFPDKVSHFSDKWGKSKSEILIDLFQNPFSYLKLLISGQFKYLFVSVLCLPIFSGWRAIPGIAVAGLWMSSVSQDRAFFSFYFGLPAILLFYYSIPFAISNLSGRLAHFGKDRRWILLPTIGLILVSIFLLLFPGNYSGRGPTVAKLIKRGKANTLNSIQDTFTLVRLRSGCEEKVFASFSYAAYLFCGNDIKMPYHDLKKIESGVWYPDLIVLRSPEEELVPASKSVSEMALYFDKNPLYRKEDHGSRILVWRKIVP; encoded by the coding sequence ATGAATCTTCTTAGATACGGAACCGAACGAAAGTCCTGGATTTTATTCTTAGCTTCCCTTATCTATTTAATCACTCTATCCGGTATCCAATATGCCACTCTCCAAATAGAATGGCATGATTCCGGTTCGATCTTATACGCTCTTGCAACTCCGAAATCCGTTGGATACTTTTGGTCCTATGAATTCGGTGTACCATTTCTCCAAGAACATTGCTCCTATATACTCGGTTTACTCTCTTTTCTTTTTCATTTTTTTCCTTATCTAGAATTATGGTTAATCATACAATGTATTAGTATATCTTTGGGTATCGTATTATTAGAACGTTATTTTTCCGAGATAATACCTGAGTTCGAATATTCCTGGGTTTTAAGCCTAACGTTTTTGCTAAACCCATATGTCACTCATGCTCATCTTTATCCTCATTTTGAAAACCTGTGGATCCCACTCTTTTCGGGTTTTTTACTTTATGCAAATCGAGGTTCTTTTCTAACCTCTCTCCCCTTCCTGATACTCGCATTAATGGTCAAAGAAGACGCTTGGATTTATGCAATAGGAGCAACCTCTCTCCTTTTTGGACGTGTAAGAGGAAGAACGCTAATATTCTATTTTATTCTAATATTATTATATGTAGGGATCATACTCTTCTGGTTTACTCCGACATATTTCCCGGATAAAGTATCACATTTTTCTGATAAATGGGGGAAAAGCAAATCGGAGATCTTGATCGATCTTTTCCAGAACCCTTTTTCTTACCTCAAATTGCTAATTTCAGGACAGTTCAAATATTTATTCGTAAGTGTATTGTGTTTACCCATTTTCTCCGGCTGGAGAGCTATTCCAGGGATCGCTGTAGCTGGACTATGGATGTCTTCCGTATCTCAAGACAGGGCTTTTTTCTCCTTCTATTTTGGGCTTCCAGCTATATTACTATTTTATTATTCGATTCCTTTCGCAATTTCAAACCTATCCGGTCGACTTGCCCATTTCGGAAAGGATAGAAGATGGATACTTCTTCCCACAATCGGACTGATTCTTGTATCTATCTTTCTATTACTTTTCCCCGGGAATTATAGCGGTCGCGGACCTACAGTAGCAAAATTGATTAAAAGAGGAAAAGCCAATACCTTAAATTCTATCCAAGATACTTTCACTTTAGTTCGTTTAAGGTCCGGATGTGAAGAAAAGGTTTTCGCTTCTTTTTCTTACGCTGCATATTTGTTTTGCGGAAACGATATTAAGATGCCTTACCATGATTTGAAAAAAATCGAGTCCGGGGTTTGGTATCCTGATCTGATCGTTCTGCGTAGCCCGGAAGAAGAATTAGTGCCAGCTAGCAAATCCGTAAGTGAAATGGCTCTTTATTTCGATAAAAATCCACTCTATCGAAAAGAAGATCATGGATCAAGAATACTTGTCTGGCGAAAAATAGTACCTTAA
- a CDS encoding efflux RND transporter permease subunit — translation MNFAELSIKRPIFITCTVLIILVSGYLSLNKLGVDLFPNVTIPVVTVTVPYPGAAPNEIETLIAKPVEDELSTISGVKRIRSTCSEGSGTIILEFTLETDVKYAEQQVRDKVSAVKPKLPNDIKEPIIRRIDPADQPIIILALNANLSEAQIYDIANEEIKQNLLTAKDVGNITIYGGRKREIHVALDRQKLKQHMIPASVVSNRLASGGTNIPAGKVSKADSELVYRTINEFKSPQEIRDTPISLFGNEVPVKIGQLGEVVDTLEDESTRAYFNGKKAVFLLVFKQSGSNTVAVAQEVKKRIEDLNKELARREGGAVLSIANDNSIQIDDNIYDVKETIIIGIALTIVVVLLFLGSVRSTIITGLALPNSLLGAFILMAVAGFTVNVMTLLALSLAVGLLIDDAIVVRENIFRHREMGKTAREASTEGTKEVTLAVIATTMTVIAVFLPIAFVSGVVGQFLREFGLTVCFALLISLYDALTIAPMLSAYFGGKISGAHAQAGHGHSSQEFLSVPSDGKKKKKNGATTTLEEIAFSKIRAQEAPKGIVSRVFSAVFELLMFVFRLLGRILSPVEKGLDSVLSGFNVFQTWLENIYASVLKFTLKRPVFILSSAVLIFVASLMLTKYIPKTFLPAQDQGKFQVTLDMPPGTSVHKMAEIAQDAYKEISSHKEVKLVAMFNTNRTATMFVEMIPAKERNMNTSQFKDLLRKELESFSYANPIVKDVDNVGGGQRPFTLVVSGQNGKVVEEYSRKLFEKLRESKALLDVDTSYRAGAPEFRVVPDRQREVLLGIPGTVIGTELRTLVEGTTPAVYRENGVEYDIRVRLKEGQRDLKDNFYNSFVPNFNNMMIPIQNVAKAEETTGLATINRMNRNQSVEIYADVNPDGPGMGGAMEEVAKLTQTELPLPPGVRIGYTGQAENFKEMGTSLGIAMGLGVLFIYMVLASLYESFITPIAIMLVLPLALCGAFIALFLTQKSLDIFSMIGLIMLIGVATKNSILLVDFTNQLIQRGVEMKEAIIEAGRERLRPILMTSFALIAGMAPIAIGLNEASKQRTSMGVAIIGGLISSTVLTLVVVPAAFSYIEKLNNLVRRNSPDPDAR, via the coding sequence ATGAATTTTGCGGAACTATCGATCAAACGACCGATATTTATTACCTGTACGGTTCTAATCATTCTTGTTTCGGGATATCTTTCCCTGAACAAGTTGGGTGTGGACCTTTTTCCTAACGTAACCATTCCGGTAGTCACAGTGACTGTGCCTTATCCTGGAGCGGCCCCTAATGAGATCGAAACTCTGATCGCAAAACCTGTGGAAGATGAACTTTCCACTATCTCCGGAGTGAAAAGGATCCGCTCTACTTGTAGCGAAGGATCCGGAACTATCATCCTGGAATTTACCTTAGAGACCGACGTGAAATACGCGGAACAACAGGTAAGAGATAAGGTATCTGCAGTTAAGCCTAAATTGCCGAATGATATCAAAGAACCTATCATCAGAAGGATAGACCCCGCGGATCAACCGATCATCATTCTTGCATTAAATGCAAACTTGAGCGAAGCGCAGATCTATGATATCGCTAACGAAGAGATCAAACAAAACCTTTTAACTGCTAAAGACGTGGGAAATATCACAATCTATGGTGGACGTAAAAGAGAGATCCATGTCGCTTTAGATCGCCAAAAACTAAAACAACATATGATCCCGGCATCGGTGGTTTCCAATCGTTTAGCTTCAGGCGGTACGAATATCCCTGCCGGTAAAGTGAGTAAGGCGGATTCAGAGCTAGTTTATAGAACCATCAACGAATTCAAATCTCCTCAAGAGATTAGAGACACTCCGATCTCCTTATTTGGGAACGAAGTTCCTGTCAAAATCGGGCAATTGGGAGAAGTGGTAGATACTTTAGAGGATGAAAGTACTCGCGCATACTTCAACGGTAAGAAAGCGGTTTTCTTATTGGTATTCAAACAATCTGGTTCGAACACAGTTGCGGTTGCCCAAGAGGTAAAAAAACGAATTGAAGATCTGAACAAGGAACTTGCAAGAAGAGAAGGTGGTGCAGTCCTTTCTATCGCAAACGATAACTCCATTCAGATCGACGATAATATCTATGATGTAAAAGAAACGATCATCATAGGTATCGCTCTTACGATTGTAGTGGTTCTATTATTCTTAGGAAGTGTTAGATCTACGATCATTACAGGGCTTGCATTGCCTAACTCACTTTTGGGCGCATTCATCTTGATGGCGGTTGCGGGATTTACCGTAAACGTGATGACACTTCTTGCATTAAGCTTGGCAGTGGGACTTCTTATAGATGATGCGATCGTGGTCCGGGAAAATATTTTCCGACACAGAGAGATGGGTAAAACTGCGAGAGAAGCTTCTACAGAAGGAACAAAAGAAGTAACATTAGCGGTAATCGCAACTACTATGACTGTGATCGCGGTATTCTTGCCGATTGCATTCGTGAGTGGGGTGGTAGGACAGTTTTTAAGAGAATTCGGACTAACAGTTTGTTTTGCACTTTTGATCTCTCTTTATGACGCGCTTACAATTGCTCCAATGTTATCCGCTTACTTCGGCGGAAAAATCTCGGGAGCGCATGCACAAGCAGGTCATGGACATTCTTCACAAGAATTTTTAAGCGTTCCATCAGATGGAAAGAAAAAGAAGAAGAATGGTGCAACCACAACCTTGGAAGAAATTGCATTTTCTAAAATAAGAGCGCAGGAAGCTCCGAAAGGAATTGTATCCAGAGTTTTCTCAGCTGTGTTCGAACTTCTAATGTTCGTATTCAGACTTTTGGGACGAATTCTTTCCCCGGTAGAGAAGGGACTGGATTCAGTTTTATCCGGATTTAACGTATTCCAAACTTGGTTGGAAAATATTTATGCAAGTGTTTTGAAATTCACATTAAAACGTCCTGTGTTCATATTAAGTAGTGCGGTTTTGATCTTTGTTGCCAGTTTAATGCTGACCAAATACATTCCGAAAACCTTCCTACCTGCACAAGACCAAGGAAAATTCCAAGTCACCTTGGACATGCCTCCTGGCACATCCGTACATAAGATGGCGGAGATCGCTCAAGATGCATATAAAGAGATTTCATCTCATAAAGAAGTAAAATTGGTAGCTATGTTCAATACGAACAGGACTGCGACTATGTTCGTGGAGATGATCCCAGCGAAAGAAAGAAATATGAACACTTCTCAGTTCAAAGATCTTCTTCGTAAAGAATTGGAATCATTCTCTTATGCAAATCCTATCGTAAAAGATGTGGATAACGTGGGTGGAGGACAAAGACCATTCACCTTGGTTGTTAGCGGACAGAACGGAAAAGTAGTGGAAGAATATTCCAGAAAACTTTTCGAAAAATTAAGAGAATCTAAAGCTCTTCTGGATGTGGACACAAGTTACAGAGCCGGTGCTCCAGAATTCAGAGTAGTACCGGATCGCCAAAGAGAAGTTCTACTTGGAATTCCTGGAACCGTGATCGGAACAGAATTAAGAACCTTGGTAGAAGGAACTACTCCTGCGGTTTATCGTGAGAATGGAGTGGAATACGATATTCGTGTTCGATTGAAAGAAGGTCAGAGGGATTTGAAGGATAACTTCTATAATTCTTTTGTGCCTAACTTTAATAACATGATGATCCCGATCCAAAACGTTGCTAAGGCGGAAGAAACGACAGGTCTTGCTACCATCAACCGTATGAACAGAAACCAATCCGTGGAGATCTATGCGGACGTAAATCCGGATGGACCAGGTATGGGTGGAGCAATGGAAGAAGTAGCAAAACTTACACAGACAGAATTGCCTCTTCCTCCTGGAGTTCGTATCGGATACACAGGACAGGCCGAGAACTTTAAGGAGATGGGAACTTCTCTTGGAATCGCTATGGGACTTGGGGTGTTATTCATCTATATGGTTCTTGCATCCTTGTATGAAAGTTTTATCACACCTATCGCGATCATGTTGGTTCTTCCTCTTGCGCTATGTGGAGCGTTCATCGCTTTATTCCTAACCCAAAAGTCATTGGATATATTCTCGATGATCGGGCTAATCATGCTCATCGGGGTGGCTACCAAAAACTCGATCTTACTCGTGGACTTCACGAACCAGCTCATACAAAGAGGTGTGGAAATGAAAGAAGCGATCATAGAAGCGGGAAGAGAACGTCTTCGTCCGATCCTAATGACATCGTTCGCTTTGATTGCAGGTATGGCTCCTATCGCGATCGGATTGAACGAAGCATCCAAACAAAGGACGAGTATGGGTGTCGCGATCATAGGTGGATTGATCTCTTCTACCGTACTGACGTTAGTGGTGGTTCCGGCAGCATTCTCTTATATAGAAAAGTTGAATAACTTGGTCCGTAGAAATTCTCCGGATCCGGATGCGCGATAA